The following proteins are co-located in the Hydractinia symbiolongicarpus strain clone_291-10 chromosome 7, HSymV2.1, whole genome shotgun sequence genome:
- the LOC130648395 gene encoding 26S proteasome non-ATPase regulatory subunit 10-like yields MSNNLICELSYDGKLEELQKKFLEDPKLASSKFQDERQPLHWACSGGHDVIVEYLLTTCNVPVDNPDDSGWTPLIIASSAGRDNIVAELLRRHSNPNSRTSTGHTALHYAASRNRYKIAEMLVSSDADLNAQDYATSATPLHRAASKGNLKIVQLLLDNKCKVDLTDSEGNTALHLACEEERTEVAELLNLHGASLTAQNQDKKTPLDFAPPYLKRRLKGD; encoded by the exons ATGTCAAATAACTTAATTTGTGAGCTATCCTATGATGGGAAACTTGAAGaattgcaaaaaaagtttttggaagATCCCAAACTGGCAAGCTCGAAATTCCAG GATGAACGACAGCCATTACATTGGGCTTGCTCAGGAGGTCATGATGTTATAGTGGAATACCTGTTAACAACTTGTAATGTTCCTGTTGATAATCCAGACGAT TCTGGCTGGACACCATTAATAATCGCATCTTCTGCAGGCCGTGATAACATTGTGGCTGAACTGCTAAGAAGACATTCGAACCCCAATAGTCGAACTTCTACTGGGCATACTGCCCTTCATTATGCAGCTTCAAGAAATCGATATAAG ATTGCAGAAATGTTGGTGTCGTCTGATGCTGATCTCAATGCACAAGACTATGCAACATCAGCAACTCCTCTACACAGAGCTGCATCTAA AGGTAATCTAAAGATTGTGCAACTTTTGTTAGACAACAAATGTAAAGTCGATCTGACTGACTCAGAAGGAAACACAGCCTT ACATTTAGCTTGTGAAGAGGAAAGAACTGAAGTTGCAGAGTTGTTGAATTTGCATGGTGCTTCTTTGACTGCACAAAATCAA GATAAAAAGACACCTTTAGACTTCGCTCCACCTTATCTAAAAAGACGTTTAAAAGGAGACTGA